The Bifidobacterium eulemuris genome includes a window with the following:
- a CDS encoding response regulator, with product MMSVNRSISRLGIIDNDPMALAALSSYIRKRVPVSSLWTASDSNGGLELHLRQNADVLLVDMSMPDMDGPSLIRNIRQRDGKTVIIAMTSFPVSEYAQDAADAGAQAIASKRYPTHIIEVLRSAARGEAVISHDTTVPFDTAQAAHRRILAARPTGFEQLTHLERDILEYCRQGFTSSQIGRMIDMNAATVNTHLKRACCKVGARNRVHLVALWLQHNPPRR from the coding sequence ATGATGTCTGTGAATCGTTCGATATCACGACTGGGCATTATCGACAATGATCCGATGGCGCTTGCCGCCCTGTCCTCGTACATCAGAAAACGAGTTCCGGTCTCAAGCCTTTGGACCGCAAGCGACTCAAACGGTGGACTTGAACTGCACTTGCGCCAAAACGCGGATGTCCTCCTCGTCGATATGTCCATGCCCGATATGGACGGACCCTCACTAATCCGAAACATCCGGCAGCGTGACGGAAAAACCGTCATCATCGCGATGACTTCGTTCCCCGTATCCGAATACGCGCAGGACGCCGCCGACGCCGGAGCCCAAGCCATTGCGTCCAAACGATACCCCACACATATCATCGAGGTGCTTCGTTCCGCAGCGCGAGGGGAAGCGGTCATCTCGCACGATACGACCGTTCCGTTCGACACGGCGCAGGCAGCGCATCGGAGGATTCTTGCCGCCCGGCCAACCGGCTTTGAGCAATTGACCCACTTGGAGCGAGATATTCTGGAGTATTGCAGGCAGGGGTTCACTTCATCGCAAATCGGCCGGATGATTGACATGAACGCCGCAACGGTGAACACGCATCTCAAACGGGCCTGTTGCAAAGTAGGGGCCCGCAACCGCGTGCATCTGGTCGCCCTTTGGCTACAGCACAACCCACCGAGAAGATAG